A genomic window from Fibrobacterota bacterium includes:
- a CDS encoding TlpA family protein disulfide reductase — translation MRVLSMISVALLASACIAEKPAPVAAPKAPAPSLAAPVAPVGPSLAVPAPPAKATKIDFTIPLQPIKQKDLSFSMLKNRWSLLFYFSPTCGHCMHTFPAIREIRTKYEKKGLAVAAIATGTASPEDIATFDSELKLDVMAFQDVTKKFSQEYGTGSVPLILLVSPDASFKMWNSSDSATQVEINKSIRSALKLK, via the coding sequence ATGAGAGTCCTTTCCATGATCTCCGTGGCCTTGCTGGCCTCCGCGTGCATTGCCGAAAAGCCCGCACCCGTGGCGGCGCCCAAAGCACCGGCACCATCCCTGGCCGCACCCGTGGCTCCGGTCGGCCCCAGCTTGGCTGTCCCGGCACCGCCCGCCAAGGCGACCAAGATCGACTTCACCATCCCGTTGCAGCCGATCAAGCAAAAGGATCTGAGCTTCAGCATGCTCAAGAATCGCTGGTCGCTGTTGTTCTACTTCAGCCCCACTTGCGGCCATTGCATGCACACCTTCCCGGCCATCCGGGAAATCCGCACCAAGTACGAAAAGAAGGGCTTGGCCGTGGCCGCGATCGCCACCGGGACCGCGAGCCCGGAAGACATCGCCACCTTCGACTCGGAGCTCAAGCTCGACGTGATGGCCTTCCAGGATGTGACCAAGAAGTTCTCGCAGGAATACGGAACCGGCTCGGTGCCGCTCATCCTGCTGGTTTCGCCGGACGCCAGCTTCAAGATGTGGAACTCCTCGGATTCCGCGACCCAAGTGGAAATCAACAAGTCCATCCGGAGCGCACTCAAGTTGAAATGA
- a CDS encoding cyclic nucleotide-binding domain-containing protein has product MTSPVWTDLLARLRSNRPDRLVEWLHKIPFLEGVHPRHLRQIARLLHRRNFEPGEVVFRQGEIGSGMYIIQTGLVRIVSEDLVRGEVQLAVLEPGHVFGEMALLDHASRSASAICQTESVLYGFFEGDLDQLERTRPQAAARLLRNLGLSLAIRLRHTNERLHEVEEGSARASY; this is encoded by the coding sequence GTGACCAGCCCGGTCTGGACGGATCTGCTGGCTCGCCTCAGATCCAACCGGCCGGATCGGCTGGTGGAATGGCTCCACAAGATCCCCTTCCTGGAAGGGGTGCACCCCCGGCACCTGCGCCAGATCGCACGACTTCTCCACCGGCGCAACTTCGAGCCGGGGGAAGTCGTTTTCCGTCAAGGCGAGATCGGAAGCGGGATGTACATCATCCAGACCGGTCTCGTGCGCATCGTTTCCGAAGACCTCGTGCGCGGCGAGGTCCAGTTGGCCGTCCTGGAACCCGGCCATGTGTTCGGGGAGATGGCCCTGCTGGACCACGCGTCGCGCTCGGCCAGCGCCATCTGCCAGACAGAATCCGTCTTATACGGATTCTTCGAGGGCGACCTGGACCAGCTGGAACGCACCCGCCCCCAAGCCGCGGCGCGCCTTCTACGCAACCTTGGGCTTTCGTTGGCCATCCGTTTGCGCCACACCAACGAACGCCTCCACGAAGTGGAAGAGGGTTCCGCCCGGGCGAGCTATTGA
- a CDS encoding AI-2E family transporter, with protein sequence MMVRPARTIVHPRGDKILLTVWILLVVAVGLFAATSAWLLLTPLIVGYLLSVLFAPVCEAMDRRGIPRTMGVAGILVGLVGLLGIALAWATPLVFAQIQEFRDHSEAYLQQASLRLSGLLELLERLVPAKELDKARAFAVLRLKQQGSPFDSLQDLLDVLPLLETILLSLVVAFFLLARGAEVRKSFLAMIPNRYFEMTLRLLHRVQLQTAAYLRGQAMDSIANGILITGTLSILQVPYALFLGAFAGVANAIPLLGPIAGGIPAIALALVGATSTPWWLIAIALLAIHMLDNFLIYPATVGGSLHLPPWVVILGVALGSHLGGILGMLLAVPLIGLARGFILELHDNLKGFRIL encoded by the coding sequence ATGATGGTCCGCCCCGCCCGCACCATTGTCCATCCTCGCGGAGACAAGATTCTCCTGACGGTCTGGATTCTCCTTGTGGTGGCCGTGGGGCTGTTCGCCGCCACCTCCGCGTGGCTTCTGCTGACACCGCTGATCGTAGGTTATCTGCTCTCCGTGCTGTTCGCTCCGGTATGCGAAGCGATGGACCGCCGAGGCATCCCCCGCACCATGGGCGTCGCGGGGATCCTGGTCGGTTTGGTTGGCCTGCTGGGAATCGCCCTTGCCTGGGCGACCCCGCTGGTGTTCGCCCAGATCCAGGAGTTCCGCGACCATTCCGAAGCCTATCTCCAACAGGCCTCCCTGCGACTTTCCGGTTTGTTGGAATTGCTGGAACGCCTCGTCCCCGCCAAGGAACTCGACAAGGCTCGTGCCTTCGCCGTACTGCGCCTGAAACAACAAGGAAGCCCGTTCGATTCGCTCCAGGACCTGCTGGATGTCCTGCCGCTTCTGGAGACCATCCTCCTGTCCTTGGTGGTGGCGTTTTTCCTGTTGGCCCGTGGCGCGGAGGTCCGCAAGTCCTTCCTGGCCATGATCCCCAACCGGTACTTTGAAATGACCTTGCGTCTTTTGCACCGTGTGCAACTCCAAACAGCCGCCTACCTGCGCGGCCAGGCCATGGATTCCATCGCCAACGGCATCCTGATCACGGGCACGCTCTCCATCCTGCAAGTCCCGTACGCCCTGTTTCTGGGAGCCTTCGCAGGAGTCGCCAACGCCATCCCGCTGCTGGGACCCATCGCCGGCGGAATTCCCGCCATCGCACTGGCCTTGGTCGGCGCCACGAGCACCCCGTGGTGGCTCATCGCCATCGCGCTCTTGGCCATCCACATGTTGGACAATTTCCTGATCTACCCGGCCACCGTGGGCGGCTCCTTGCACCTGCCCCCTTGGGTGGTGATCCTGGGAGTCGCGCTGGGCAGCCACCTGGGGGGCATCCTGGGCATGTTGCTGGCCGTTCCGCTGATCGGGCTGGCCCGAGGATTCATCCTCGAGCTCCACGACAACCTCAAGGGCTTCCGGATCCTCTGA
- a CDS encoding histidinol-phosphate transaminase, which translates to MDPKTFWSEGLNDVPAYVPGEQPQGGGWIKLNTNESPYGPSPKAIAAMREADDDRLRLYPEPSGQILREAVAKVHGVPAQDVFCGNGSDEVIAFAFRAFFGHGDPVLFPDVTYSFYPIWARAFGYGFKTIPLREDYRIDPADYAVAASGVIFPNPNAPTSIGMDLEGVKAILRAQPNRVVIVDEAYIDFGGQSAIPLVSQYPNLVVVHTFSKSRSLAGLRASFAVASPGLVPALERVRDWYNSYTLDRIAQAGAAAALLDTEWTDQLTAKVMSTRERFAAALVAKGWDVLPSQANFLFAAHPTRAAQEVLQHLRERRILVRAFRGPRLDRHVRITIGTDDQMDQVIKELDGF; encoded by the coding sequence ATGGATCCGAAGACATTCTGGAGCGAGGGATTGAACGATGTCCCGGCGTACGTGCCGGGGGAACAGCCCCAAGGCGGAGGCTGGATCAAGCTCAACACCAACGAAAGCCCCTACGGCCCCAGCCCCAAGGCGATCGCGGCGATGCGCGAAGCGGACGACGACCGGTTGCGGTTGTATCCGGAGCCATCCGGCCAGATCCTGCGGGAGGCTGTGGCCAAGGTGCACGGGGTGCCTGCGCAGGATGTCTTTTGCGGCAACGGTTCGGACGAGGTCATCGCGTTCGCCTTCCGCGCGTTTTTCGGGCACGGCGATCCGGTCTTGTTTCCCGATGTGACGTATTCGTTCTATCCCATCTGGGCGCGCGCCTTCGGGTATGGCTTCAAGACCATCCCCCTGCGCGAGGACTACCGGATCGATCCCGCCGACTATGCCGTTGCTGCTTCCGGCGTGATTTTCCCCAATCCCAATGCACCCACGAGCATCGGCATGGATCTCGAGGGTGTGAAAGCCATCCTTCGCGCGCAACCAAACCGCGTGGTGATCGTGGACGAGGCCTACATCGATTTCGGCGGCCAGTCCGCCATCCCGCTGGTGTCCCAATATCCCAACCTCGTGGTGGTCCACACCTTTTCCAAATCCCGCTCCCTGGCGGGATTGCGCGCATCGTTCGCCGTGGCCAGTCCCGGCTTGGTGCCCGCGCTGGAGCGGGTGCGCGACTGGTACAATTCCTACACGCTCGACCGCATCGCCCAGGCTGGCGCCGCCGCTGCCTTGCTGGACACGGAATGGACCGATCAGCTGACGGCCAAGGTGATGTCCACCCGCGAGCGGTTTGCCGCGGCGCTTGTGGCCAAGGGCTGGGATGTGCTGCCTTCGCAGGCCAATTTCCTGTTCGCCGCCCACCCGACGCGCGCCGCCCAGGAGGTGCTGCAACACCTGCGCGAGCGCAGGATCCTGGTGCGCGCGTTCCGCGGCCCCCGGTTGGATCGCCACGTGCGGATCACCATCGGCACCGACGATCAGATGGACCAGGTCATCAAGGAGTTGGACGGTTTTTGA